Genomic window (Syntrophorhabdaceae bacterium):
AGGCTCAGGTCGTTCATTACCGCCGGCTCCAGGGCGTCCCAGGGGAAAGGCCCGCTCATAACGAGTATAGGAGTCTTTATGCCGGCAACGCGTAATTGTATGCCTTCTTCCACACTTGCAACCCCGAGATAATCTACGTTCAACCTTTCAAGGCGCCTGGAGACCTCGATGGCCCCGTGACCGTAAGCATCGGCCTTGACCACACAGAGCATCTTCACCCCGGCGGCAAGACGGGACCTCGCGATCGCAAGGTTTTCTTCCAATGCCCCTAAGTCGATGTATGCGATAGCCCTTGAAACGCCCATACGATTATCCCCTCTACAACAAGCCCTTAAGATTTCGAAATACCTTCTCATAGGCGTCAAGCGTTCTTGCAATCTCACCATCGCCGTGGGCGACGGTGAGAAAAGCGGCTTCAAACTGGCTTGGCGCGAAAAAGATGCCCTCTTCGAGCATCTCTTTAAAAAAGAGTTCATAGGCTTTTCTGTTCGAACCGGCGGCGGCCTCGTAGTCTTTAACCTGCTCGTGCGCAAAGAACCCGGTGAACATTCCTGTGATGCTATTGACCATGAAGGGAATCCCCTCGGCGCGGGCCCTCTCGAGCACGCCCGATTTGAGGTCATCGCCCCGCTTATCGATGAGTTCGTAGAATTCCTTGTGCGCTTTCAGATAATCGAGCACGTAGATACCTGCACGGACGGCGATGGGATTGCCCGACAGGGTCCCTGCCTGATATACGTCACCCGCGGGTGCTATCCTCTGCATGATTTCTTTTTTCCCGCCGAAAGCCCCGATGGGGAAACCTCCGCCGATTATCTTTCCCAGGCATGTTATATCCGGCCGAATTCCGTAACGCTCCTGTGCGCCCCCGTAGCCCACCCTGAATCCGGTAATCACTTCGTCAAAGATGAGGAGGATGCCTTTCGCGTGACAGATCTCGCTCACCCCTTTAAGGAAACCCTCCTCGGGAAGTATGACGCCCATGTTTCCCATGACCGGTTCAAGGATGATGCAGGCAATATCCTGGGTCTTATCGGCAATGGCCTCTACGCTCTCGAGGTGGTTGAATTCCGCTACATAGGTATGCCTCGCCAGGTCTTCGGGCACGCCTTTGCTGTCAGGTATACCGAAGGTGGCAAGCCCTGAACCCGCTTTAACGAGCAGGCTGTCCACATGACCGTGATAACACCCACGGAACTTGATGATCCCGTTCTTCCCCGTGACGCCGCGTGCGAGTCGTATGGCGCTCATCGTCGCCTCTGTGCCCGAGCTCACGAGTCGCGTCTGTTCCATGGAGGCAAAGGCCTCATGAATCCGTTTCGCGAGTTCTACTTCGTAAGGATGACAGGCGCCAAAGCTCGTGCCCGCCGAAAGCGCTGATTTCACCTCTTCAATGAGACCGGGCTCTGCGTGCCCGAGAATCACTGCACCCCAGGATGCCACGTAGTCAACATAGCGGTTGCCATCGACGTCAAAAAGATATGCCCCTTTGGCGCGTTCCACATAGAACGGCTCTCCGCCAACCGAGGCAAATGCCCTGACAGGGCTATTCACACCGGCAGGGATAATCCGTTTGGCTTCTTCATAGAGTCCGTGAGACCTCTCTCTATTCATGGCGCACCGCAAATGACGTCTTCTTAAACTCCCGTTTGCTCATGAGAATCTGATAGTCCATTATACCCGTTTTGCGAGCCATGCGTTCTATGATCTTCATGCAAGCCTCATAACTCACGCCGTGAACCATGGTATAGAGATTGTAGGCCCAGTATCCGCCGCCGTCTCTCTCATAACAGTGACTCACCTCGTTAAAGGAAGCCATGATGTCGCCTATCCTCTCAATCTCACTTTGATCGACCCTCCAGACGACCATCGCATTGTGCGTGTAAGAGACTTTCCGGTGGTTGAGCACCGCCGCTATCCTCCGCACCTTGCCCGAGGCCTTCAAATCATTAAGACGAAGGATCAATTCCTTCTCCTCCATGCCCATTGCTTTTGCCATTTCACGGTATGGCCGCCCGGTCAGAGGAAACTCGGATGGTATATCAGCGAGAACGCTTTTCATACCACTATTTTGACACATCCCCCAAAGTCTTTTCAAACAAATTCAGGCCGCATCCGTGCACGATCCCTATCCTTTCAAAAAAGAACTTTACTTTGTCCTCAAGAACATGTTGTAACTATTGACGGTCTTGGTGCTTTTAGGGGCCAACACAGGACCGCCGACGGTCATACACGGAAAGGAGTCAGGCATGACGAAGGCAGCCTCGAGAATTGAACAAATACCGCCCTATCTGTTTGCCCGGATTGATAAAAAGAAGGCAGAGGCGAGAGCACGGGGTATCGATCTCATCGATTTATCCATCGGCGACCCCGATATTCCCACCCCGCGCAATATTATCGAAGCCATGCACAAAGCCGTGGATGATCCAAAAAATCACCGTTATCCGAGCTACGAAGGTATGTTTGAGTTCAGGAAGGCCGCGGCGGACTGGTACAAGAAAAGGTTCAACGTTGACCTTAATCCGGCAACCCAGGTGGTGACCCTCATCGGTTCAAAAGAGGGCATCGCCCATATGCCCTGGGCGTACGTGGAGGCCGGCGATTATGTGCTCGTTCCGTCACCGGGCTATCCCGTATACAAGATCGCTACCGTCTTTGCGGGCGGCACGCCTTATATGATGGACCTTAAAGAGGAGAACGGATTTCTCCCGGCTCTCGAAGAGGTGCCGGAAGAGGTCCGTGCAAAGGCCACGCTCCTGTTTCTCAACTATCCGAATAATCCCACCGGGGCCGTAGCCGACGATGCCTTCTATGAGAAAGCGCTCGCCTTCGCAAAGAAATACAACATCCTTCTTTGTCACGACGCGGCCTATAGTGAAATCGCATATGAAGGGTACAGACCGCGAAGTATATTTGAATTCGACAGGGAAAAGAAATACTCCGTAGAGTTCCATTCCCTGTCAAAAACATACTGTATGACGGGCTGGCGGATCGGTTTTGCCGTGGGCAATGAAGAGGCCATATCGAATCTCGGAAAGCTCAAGACAAATATAGATTCAGGCGCTTTCCAGGCGATCCAGTATGCAGGTATCGAGGCCATGACGGGCGATCAGAGCTTCGTCGCCCAAATGAATGCGAGACTTAAGATGAGGCGAGACATGGTTATTGAGGGTCTTGGTGCCATCGGTATTGTTACGCCCAAACCGAGGGCCACTTTTTACATCTGGGCCAGGGTACCGAAGGGCATCAGCTCGGCCGATTTTTGCGAAACACTCATCGAAAAGACAGGTATCGTGGTCACACCTGGCAGCGGTTTCGGCGACGCGGGGGAAGGCTATTTCCGCATCTCCATCACAACCGATGAGGAACGCATAGGTGAAGCCATGTCCCGGCTCAAAACCCTTTCTATCTGATGGGGCCACGCAACATCATCGAGATCAAAAACGCTCACGTATATCGCGGGGAAACCAAGGTATTCAACAGGTTCTCCCTTGAGATACGTGCAAGGCAGAGCGTTGCCGTCATAGGCCCTAACGGCGCCGGAAAGACCACACTCCTCAAATTATTAACACGGGAACTGTATCCGCTTAACCAAAAGGGAAGCTATGTGCGCATCCTGGGTGAGACGCTCTGGAATGTCTGGGAACTCAGGGCGCATCTCGGAATCGTCTCGTCCGATTTGCAGGAACACTATATAGGTGACGCACAGGGCATTAACGTGCTCCTTTCGGGACTCTATTCAAGCGTGGACATATGGTCCCACCAGAGGTTCACAAGGGCCGATATGAAAAGGGCAGAGGAAACGCTTCAACTGCTGGAAGTGCCCCATTGCCGCAACAAACGCTTCTCGGATATGTCCACCGGGGAACAACGCCGGCTGCTGCTCGGCAGGGCTCTAATCCATGATCCCGACGTGCTGGTTCTTGATGAGCCCACGAGTGGCCTCGACGTAAAGGCCTGTTTTCAATATATGGAGATTGTCCGCAACCTCATGCGGGCCGGCAAGACCGTTGTGCTCGTGACACATCACATTCACGAGATTCCGCCCGAAATAACACGAATAATACTGCTGAAAACCGGCAAGGTAATGGCCGACGGAGAAAAATCACGCGTGCTCACGAGCCGCAATCTTACAAAGCTATTCGGAATCCCCGTCGAGCTCATCAGAGTAGATGGCCTGTACCAGATCATGCCTGCGGCAAAATGAAGGCTCAAGCCGTCTTATATTCTCCCGCCCTCCAGCACGAACGCAAAAAAGGACAGTCCCTGCATAATTCGACCTTGTTTTCTTTTATGAGGTAAGGCTTGCCGGTCATATCGGTGATGTTGTTTCGATCCATCTCAATGATACACGGCGGCGTTTTCGATTTGCAGCCATGTCTGTTGTCGCAGTTTATGCAGAATCCTTTTTCCGGCTTGATGCTCGCCCCCTTATCCGGCGGTCACGCGCCGTCGATATCCATGGAAACGCGGTTACGCCCTTCCGCCTTGCTCTTGTGCATGAGATCCTCCGCGCGCTTCGTCAGGGTCTCTTCCGTATCATCCTTTCGTGCAAGCGTTGCACCCACCGAGATCGTTACCCCTATGTTTTTTTCCGGCAAGAAGATATTCGATTTCTCCACGAGAAAGCGGACTTTATTCGCAACATTCAGAAGTTGTTCCCTGTCCGCATTCGGAATGAAGGCCACAAATTCCTCCCCGCCCCACCGGCTCACGTAGTCCGAGGAGCGTATCACGTTCACCATGGTTGTGGCCACGATCTTAAGCACCCTGTCACCGAAGTGGTTTCCATAGAGATCATTCATTTCCTTGAAACGGTCGATGTCCATAAAGAGAACACCGAAAGACCAGCCGTATCTCTGCCATTCGTTGAGCTTAGCAGCAAGGCTTAAGTTGCCGTATCTTCTGTTGCCGATCCTCGTCAGGGGATCGAGTAAGGCGAGTCTCTCCAGCTCCTTCACGCGCTCGACGAGCTCCGCCTTAGGGGAATTGTCGCTGAATATCTGGACGGCGCCGATAATTGAGCCGCTTTCGTCACGTATGGGACTCACCCGGATCATAACCGGAACCCGATGACCTTCCTTATGGTGCAGATACGCTTCGCCCTCGACCATTACACCCTCTGTCATGGCCTTTTCACAGGGACAACGATCCATACAAAGATTAACCCCCTGGTCGTTCACATGCATGAGAACATCTTCCCAGCAATGCTTGCCGATTAATTCTTCCCTGGTAAAGCCGGTCAGACGCTCTGCCGACTCATTCCAGTAGATGATTGTCCGGTCCGGTTGAACAAAGTAAACCCCGTCATAGATGTTGTCGAGAATCATCCGATAGAATTCACCATCCAGAAGCATATCTTTTGATTTATCCATTTACTGTTCCCTCCCGCCCACGACAATCTGCGGTATACGCAGTGTGGGTTGCGCGTCAGCCACAGGTACGCCCTGTCCTTCCTTGCCGCATGTCCCTATGCCGAAACCCAGATCGTTCCCGACCATATCTATCTCCTGAAGCACCTTGAGGCCATTGCCCATCATGGTTGCGTTCTTGATCATCGGGCCCACAGCGCCTTTCTCGATAAGATAGCCCTCGGAAATCTCGAATACGAAATCTCCTCTCACGGTATCGACCTGACCGCCACCCATTTTCACGACAAGCACGCCGTCGTCCACAGAGGCAACGATTTTAGCGGGGTCATCATTTCCAGAGAGTATCATCGTGTTGCTCATCCGAGGGATGGGCTTGAACCTGAAGGATTCTCTCCGGCCGTTGCCGGTGGATGCCTTCATGTACTTCATCGCGTGGAACTGGTCCATAAGGTAATTTTTGAGCACACCCTTTTCCACGAGCAGGGTCCGTTGAGCAGGCGTACCCTCATCGTCGTAAGCATAGGTGCCCCGCATAGAAGCAAGCGTGGCATCATCGACCACGTTGATTAAAGGTGAAGCGATCTTCTTTCCGAGCATTCGCTTGTAGCAGGAAA
Coding sequences:
- a CDS encoding LL-diaminopimelate aminotransferase → MTKAASRIEQIPPYLFARIDKKKAEARARGIDLIDLSIGDPDIPTPRNIIEAMHKAVDDPKNHRYPSYEGMFEFRKAAADWYKKRFNVDLNPATQVVTLIGSKEGIAHMPWAYVEAGDYVLVPSPGYPVYKIATVFAGGTPYMMDLKEENGFLPALEEVPEEVRAKATLLFLNYPNNPTGAVADDAFYEKALAFAKKYNILLCHDAAYSEIAYEGYRPRSIFEFDREKKYSVEFHSLSKTYCMTGWRIGFAVGNEEAISNLGKLKTNIDSGAFQAIQYAGIEAMTGDQSFVAQMNARLKMRRDMVIEGLGAIGIVTPKPRATFYIWARVPKGISSADFCETLIEKTGIVVTPGSGFGDAGEGYFRISITTDEERIGEAMSRLKTLSI
- a CDS encoding ATP-binding cassette domain-containing protein; its protein translation is MGPRNIIEIKNAHVYRGETKVFNRFSLEIRARQSVAVIGPNGAGKTTLLKLLTRELYPLNQKGSYVRILGETLWNVWELRAHLGIVSSDLQEHYIGDAQGINVLLSGLYSSVDIWSHQRFTRADMKRAEETLQLLEVPHCRNKRFSDMSTGEQRRLLLGRALIHDPDVLVLDEPTSGLDVKACFQYMEIVRNLMRAGKTVVLVTHHIHEIPPEITRIILLKTGKVMADGEKSRVLTSRNLTKLFGIPVELIRVDGLYQIMPAAK
- a CDS encoding diguanylate cyclase, with the translated sequence MDKSKDMLLDGEFYRMILDNIYDGVYFVQPDRTIIYWNESAERLTGFTREELIGKHCWEDVLMHVNDQGVNLCMDRCPCEKAMTEGVMVEGEAYLHHKEGHRVPVMIRVSPIRDESGSIIGAVQIFSDNSPKAELVERVKELERLALLDPLTRIGNRRYGNLSLAAKLNEWQRYGWSFGVLFMDIDRFKEMNDLYGNHFGDRVLKIVATTMVNVIRSSDYVSRWGGEEFVAFIPNADREQLLNVANKVRFLVEKSNIFLPEKNIGVTISVGATLARKDDTEETLTKRAEDLMHKSKAEGRNRVSMDIDGA
- the hemL gene encoding glutamate-1-semialdehyde 2,1-aminomutase; the protein is MNRERSHGLYEEAKRIIPAGVNSPVRAFASVGGEPFYVERAKGAYLFDVDGNRYVDYVASWGAVILGHAEPGLIEEVKSALSAGTSFGACHPYEVELAKRIHEAFASMEQTRLVSSGTEATMSAIRLARGVTGKNGIIKFRGCYHGHVDSLLVKAGSGLATFGIPDSKGVPEDLARHTYVAEFNHLESVEAIADKTQDIACIILEPVMGNMGVILPEEGFLKGVSEICHAKGILLIFDEVITGFRVGYGGAQERYGIRPDITCLGKIIGGGFPIGAFGGKKEIMQRIAPAGDVYQAGTLSGNPIAVRAGIYVLDYLKAHKEFYELIDKRGDDLKSGVLERARAEGIPFMVNSITGMFTGFFAHEQVKDYEAAAGSNRKAYELFFKEMLEEGIFFAPSQFEAAFLTVAHGDGEIARTLDAYEKVFRNLKGLL